From one Streptomyces sp. ICC1 genomic stretch:
- a CDS encoding PPOX class F420-dependent oxidoreductase, whose amino-acid sequence MTVEELGRARYVSLTTFRKDGTPVATPVWAVADGGELYVWTRSDSWKVKRIRNNGRVAVTACDVRGRVVEGAPVAEGEARLLDEAGLRRVRKLMSRKYTWQFWMVDVPAAVFRRGKRPHTAIEVRIAPPAVKL is encoded by the coding sequence ATGACGGTTGAAGAGCTGGGCAGGGCGCGGTACGTCAGTCTCACCACCTTCCGCAAGGACGGCACCCCGGTGGCCACACCGGTGTGGGCGGTGGCGGACGGCGGTGAGCTGTACGTGTGGACGCGCAGCGATTCGTGGAAGGTGAAGCGGATCCGCAACAACGGCCGGGTCGCGGTCACGGCGTGCGACGTACGGGGGCGCGTGGTCGAGGGGGCTCCGGTGGCCGAGGGCGAGGCGCGGCTGCTGGACGAGGCGGGGCTGAGGCGGGTGCGCAAGCTCATGTCGCGCAAGTACACGTGGCAGTTCTGGATGGTGGACGTGCCCGCCGCCGTGTTCCGCCGGGGCAAGCGGCCGCACACCGCGATCGAGGTCAGGATTGCCCCGCCCGCCGTCAAGCTTTGA
- a CDS encoding alginate lyase family protein has product MNASASKRLGLGIVGALLAGGLLLAACAAPEGRAQSHAPGDVVFRHPGVVVSHTQLQHAKQMVAAGKEPWASAYRTLLTSRYASLDYTPHPADVVPCPFNSGPQSCLDERQDAIAAYTHALLWSVNGKTAHARKAVQIMDAWSDVMKRHAEDNAGLQAAWSGSTWARAAEIVRADYPNWGERQVARFKEMLRTAYLPAVRAQVPTYNGNWELAMTDAAMGIAVFLEDQAVFRESLERFRERVPAYFYLEKDGPHPAGPPRTGIDSADKVKAYWFGQGTYVDGVAQETCRNLMHVGYSLAASGHIAETAWHQGVDLYGEQGERLKAALEFHARYQLGEEAPDWLCGGEVERTMGPDLEVALQHYEVRAGARLPHTRELVEKTRPAGTDDLFVAWETLSHGETAPVAPVAVPGAAG; this is encoded by the coding sequence ATGAACGCATCCGCATCCAAGCGACTCGGTCTCGGAATCGTCGGCGCCCTCCTCGCGGGCGGCCTGCTGCTCGCGGCCTGCGCCGCGCCCGAGGGCCGGGCGCAGTCCCATGCCCCGGGCGACGTGGTCTTCCGCCACCCGGGCGTCGTCGTCAGCCACACCCAGCTCCAGCACGCGAAGCAGATGGTCGCGGCCGGCAAGGAGCCGTGGGCCTCGGCGTACCGGACGCTCCTGACGAGCCGCTACGCCTCCCTCGACTACACGCCGCACCCGGCCGACGTGGTGCCCTGCCCCTTCAACTCGGGCCCGCAGTCCTGCCTCGACGAACGGCAGGACGCGATCGCCGCCTACACGCACGCCCTGCTGTGGTCGGTCAACGGCAAGACCGCCCACGCCCGCAAGGCCGTGCAGATCATGGACGCCTGGTCGGACGTGATGAAGCGTCACGCCGAGGACAACGCCGGACTCCAGGCCGCCTGGTCCGGCTCCACCTGGGCGCGGGCCGCCGAGATCGTGCGCGCCGACTACCCGAACTGGGGCGAGCGGCAGGTCGCCCGGTTCAAGGAGATGCTGCGCACGGCCTACCTCCCGGCCGTCCGCGCGCAGGTGCCGACGTACAACGGCAACTGGGAACTGGCCATGACCGACGCCGCCATGGGCATCGCCGTCTTCCTGGAGGACCAGGCGGTCTTCCGGGAGTCCCTGGAACGGTTCCGCGAGCGCGTCCCGGCGTACTTCTACCTGGAGAAGGACGGCCCGCATCCGGCGGGCCCGCCGCGCACGGGCATCGACTCGGCGGACAAGGTCAAGGCGTACTGGTTCGGCCAGGGCACCTACGTCGACGGCGTCGCCCAGGAGACCTGCCGCAACCTCATGCACGTCGGCTACTCGCTCGCCGCGTCCGGACACATCGCGGAGACGGCCTGGCACCAGGGCGTCGACCTGTACGGGGAACAGGGCGAGCGGCTCAAGGCGGCGCTGGAGTTCCACGCGAGGTACCAGCTGGGGGAGGAGGCCCCCGACTGGCTGTGCGGGGGCGAGGTGGAGCGCACCATGGGCCCCGACCTGGAAGTGGCGCTCCAGCACTACGAGGTGCGGGCGGGCGCGAGGCTGCCGCACACCCGCGAGCTGGTCGAGAAGACGCGGCCGGCGGGGACGGACGACCTGTTCGTGGCGTGGGAGACCCTCAGCCACGGGGAGACCGCCCCGGTCGCCCCGGTCGCCGTGCCCGGCGCGGCCGGCTAG
- a CDS encoding helix-turn-helix transcriptional regulator — protein sequence MVRTPLTPEERERGERLGALLRTARSGRSMVEVAASAGLSAETLRKIETGRAPTPAFFTVAALAGALGLSLDDVMRRCALVPV from the coding sequence ATGGTCCGCACCCCCCTCACCCCCGAAGAGCGCGAGCGCGGCGAGCGCCTGGGCGCCCTGTTGCGCACGGCCCGCAGCGGCCGGAGCATGGTCGAGGTCGCGGCCAGCGCCGGTCTCTCCGCCGAGACGCTCCGCAAGATCGAGACCGGCCGGGCCCCGACGCCGGCCTTCTTCACCGTGGCCGCCCTCGCCGGGGCCCTCGGGCTCTCCCTGGACGACGTGATGCGACGCTGCGCCCTCGTGCCCGTATGA
- the map gene encoding type I methionyl aminopeptidase: MVELKSDRSIDEMRAAGRVVAHALAAVRDRAAVGVSLLELDRVAREVLREAGATSPFLGYRPSFAPVPFPAVVCASVNDAIVHGIPDGYRLRDGDLVSIDCGAKLGGWVGDAAVSFTVGRARPADLRLIETAEAALAAGIAAALPGNRVGDIAHAIGTVCRSAGYGIPDGFGGHGVGRSMHEEPGVPNEGPAGRGTKLRPGTVIAIEPMLIAGGGDDYACDADGWTLRTVDGSRAAHAEHTVAITADGPRILTAL; this comes from the coding sequence ATGGTGGAACTGAAATCAGACCGATCGATCGACGAGATGCGCGCCGCCGGCCGCGTCGTCGCGCACGCCCTCGCGGCCGTCCGGGACCGGGCGGCCGTCGGAGTGTCCCTGCTGGAGCTGGACCGCGTCGCCCGCGAGGTCCTCCGGGAAGCCGGCGCGACCTCCCCCTTCCTCGGCTACCGGCCCTCTTTCGCGCCGGTGCCCTTCCCCGCCGTCGTCTGCGCCTCCGTCAACGACGCGATCGTGCACGGCATCCCGGACGGGTACCGGCTGCGCGACGGCGACCTGGTCAGCATCGACTGCGGCGCGAAGCTGGGCGGCTGGGTCGGCGACGCGGCCGTCAGCTTCACCGTCGGCCGGGCCCGCCCCGCCGACCTGCGGCTCATCGAGACCGCCGAGGCCGCCCTGGCCGCGGGCATCGCCGCCGCGCTGCCCGGCAACCGCGTCGGCGACATCGCGCACGCCATCGGCACCGTCTGCCGCTCCGCCGGGTACGGCATCCCGGACGGCTTCGGCGGCCACGGCGTCGGCCGCTCCATGCACGAGGAGCCCGGCGTGCCCAACGAGGGCCCGGCGGGGCGCGGCACGAAGCTGCGCCCCGGCACGGTGATCGCGATCGAGCCGATGCTGATCGCGGGCGGCGGGGACGACTACGCCTGCGACGCGGACGGCTGGACCCTGCGGACCGTCGACGGCAGCCGCGCCGCGCACGCCGAGCACACGGTCGCGATCACCGCAGACGGCCCGAGGATCCTCACCGCCCTCTAG
- the ggt gene encoding gamma-glutamyltransferase, producing the protein MRRPAAARQLALLALAGALVSTGAAAPPSAAGGSGTPAKVPVAAGWGGAVASVDADASAAGIAVLRSGGNAVDAAVATAAALGVTEPYSAGIGGGGYFVYYDARSGRVRTIDGRETAPASATATLFQENGVPIPFAEGQTSGRGVGVPGTPATWQSALGAWGTRPLGQLLKPAEKLARDGFSVDATFRAQTELNQDRFKDFPDTRRLFLPGGALPVVGSTFKNPDLAATYAELGRKGAGALYRGPIAEDIVRAVRKPPVDPAATRVVRSGDLTVGDLRAYATKRQEPTRVGYRGLDVYSMAPSSSGGTTVGEALNILERSDLGSLEESQYLHRFIEASRISFADRGRWVGDPAAEDVPTRELLSQRYADSRGCLIDPGKALTSPLAPGDPRHPVACGAGGQAAPTTYEGENTTHLTVADRWGNVVSYTLTIESTGGSAITVPGRGFLLNNELTDFSFAPAAPGVPDPNLPGPGKRPRSSMSPTIVLEDGRPVLAVGSPGGATIITTVLQTLTGHLDRGLPLVDAIAAPRASQRNQTTTELEPGLWNSPVRAELEALGQGFRQNPEIGAATGVQRLPDGRWLAAAETTRRGGGSAMVVHPHGKP; encoded by the coding sequence ATGCGTCGTCCCGCCGCAGCACGTCAGTTAGCGCTCCTCGCACTCGCCGGTGCGCTCGTCTCCACCGGAGCGGCCGCGCCGCCGTCCGCGGCGGGCGGCTCCGGGACACCGGCCAAGGTTCCGGTCGCCGCCGGCTGGGGCGGGGCCGTGGCCAGTGTCGACGCGGACGCGAGCGCGGCCGGCATCGCCGTCCTGCGTTCCGGCGGCAACGCCGTGGACGCCGCCGTCGCGACGGCCGCCGCGCTCGGGGTCACCGAGCCGTACTCCGCGGGCATCGGCGGGGGCGGCTACTTCGTGTACTACGACGCCCGCTCCGGCCGCGTGCGGACCATCGACGGCCGGGAGACCGCCCCGGCGAGCGCCACCGCCACGCTCTTCCAGGAGAACGGCGTCCCGATCCCCTTCGCCGAGGGCCAGACCAGCGGCCGCGGCGTCGGAGTCCCGGGCACCCCGGCGACCTGGCAGAGCGCGCTGGGCGCCTGGGGCACCCGCCCGCTCGGCCAACTGCTCAAGCCCGCCGAGAAACTGGCCCGGGACGGCTTCTCCGTCGACGCCACCTTCCGCGCGCAGACCGAGCTCAACCAGGACCGCTTCAAGGACTTCCCCGACACCAGGAGGCTCTTCCTGCCCGGCGGCGCCCTCCCGGTGGTCGGATCCACCTTCAAGAACCCCGATCTGGCGGCCACTTACGCCGAGCTGGGCCGCAAGGGCGCGGGCGCGCTCTACCGGGGGCCGATCGCCGAGGACATCGTCCGCGCCGTCCGCAAGCCCCCCGTCGACCCGGCCGCCACCCGCGTGGTCCGCTCCGGCGACCTGACCGTCGGCGACCTGCGCGCGTACGCGACGAAGCGGCAGGAGCCGACCCGGGTCGGCTACCGGGGTCTGGACGTCTACAGCATGGCCCCGTCCTCCTCCGGCGGCACCACCGTCGGCGAGGCGCTGAACATCCTGGAGCGCTCCGACCTCGGCTCGCTCGAAGAGTCGCAGTACCTGCACCGCTTCATCGAGGCCTCCCGGATCTCCTTCGCCGACCGCGGCCGCTGGGTCGGCGACCCGGCCGCCGAGGACGTGCCCACCCGGGAGCTGCTCTCGCAGCGGTACGCCGACTCGCGCGGCTGCCTCATCGACCCGGGCAAGGCGCTGACCAGCCCGCTCGCCCCGGGCGACCCGCGCCACCCGGTCGCCTGCGGCGCCGGCGGGCAGGCCGCCCCGACCACGTACGAGGGGGAGAACACCACGCACCTGACCGTCGCCGACCGCTGGGGCAACGTGGTCTCCTACACCCTGACCATCGAGTCGACGGGCGGCAGCGCCATCACGGTGCCGGGCCGGGGCTTCCTGCTCAACAACGAGCTGACCGACTTCTCCTTCGCGCCGGCCGCCCCCGGCGTCCCCGACCCGAACCTGCCCGGTCCCGGCAAGCGGCCGCGCTCCTCGATGTCCCCGACCATCGTGCTGGAGGACGGGCGTCCCGTCCTCGCGGTGGGCTCCCCGGGCGGCGCCACCATCATCACCACGGTCCTGCAGACCCTGACCGGGCACCTGGACCGGGGGCTGCCGCTCGTCGACGCCATCGCCGCGCCGCGCGCCAGCCAGCGCAACCAGACCACCACGGAGCTGGAGCCGGGCCTGTGGAACAGCCCGGTCCGCGCCGAGTTGGAGGCCCTCGGCCAGGGCTTCCGGCAGAACCCGGAGATCGGCGCGGCCACCGGGGTCCAGCGGCTGCCCGACGGGCGGTGGCTGGCCGCCGCCGAGACCACCCGCCGGGGCGGGGGCTCGGCGATGGTGGTGCACCCGCACGGGAAGCCGTAG
- a CDS encoding cytochrome P450 → MDLPGRPGRPGRPSPAAARERAADAPDVFDPRLYAEGVPHERYRLLRDHRPVSWQDEPEILGWPAGPGFWAVTRHTDVVRVLRDHRTYSSRLGATQIRDPDPADLPFLRRTMLNQDPPEHGRLRRTVARAFTPARVDAFAARVRDRARTLLRAARDGAEGGSADLVRTVTDEYALLNLTDLLGVPAADRGLLLEWTVRIIGYQDAEGAEDAPAPRLGPDGKPLNPRSPALLGEMFAYARELAAHKRAHPGDDVMTALALAGLAEAELEMFFFLLTVAGNDTVRSAAPGGLLALARAPGAYAELAAGRVPVELAVEELLRVHPPVLSFRRTAAVDTELAGQPVRAGDKVVVFHASANHDERVFTAPGRLDLGRDPNPHVSFGDGPHVCLGAHFARLQLRVLHEEWRALMPAPELAGDPRRLVSNFINGITRLPLRVSGPGR, encoded by the coding sequence ATGGATCTTCCAGGCCGCCCAGGCCGCCCAGGCCGCCCGAGCCCCGCCGCCGCCCGGGAGCGGGCCGCGGACGCCCCCGACGTCTTCGACCCGCGCCTCTACGCCGAGGGCGTCCCGCACGAGCGCTACCGCCTGCTGCGCGACCACCGCCCCGTCTCCTGGCAGGACGAGCCGGAGATCCTCGGCTGGCCCGCCGGCCCGGGCTTCTGGGCCGTCACCCGGCACACCGACGTGGTCCGGGTCCTGCGCGACCACCGCACGTACTCCTCCCGCCTGGGCGCCACCCAGATCCGCGACCCCGACCCGGCCGACCTGCCCTTCCTGCGGCGCACCATGCTCAACCAGGATCCCCCCGAGCACGGCAGGCTGCGCCGGACCGTCGCCCGCGCCTTCACCCCGGCCCGCGTCGACGCCTTCGCCGCCCGGGTCCGCGACCGCGCCCGTACGCTGCTGCGCGCCGCCCGGGACGGCGCCGAGGGCGGCTCCGCCGACCTGGTGCGCACCGTCACCGACGAGTACGCGCTGCTGAACCTCACCGACCTGCTGGGCGTCCCGGCCGCCGACCGGGGGCTGCTGCTGGAGTGGACGGTACGGATCATCGGATATCAGGACGCCGAGGGCGCAGAGGACGCCCCGGCCCCGCGGCTCGGCCCGGACGGGAAGCCGCTGAACCCGCGCTCCCCGGCGCTGCTGGGGGAGATGTTCGCGTACGCCCGCGAACTGGCCGCCCACAAGCGCGCGCACCCCGGGGACGACGTGATGACCGCCCTCGCGCTCGCCGGCCTGGCGGAGGCGGAGCTGGAGATGTTCTTCTTCCTGCTCACCGTCGCGGGCAACGACACCGTGCGCTCCGCGGCCCCGGGAGGCCTGCTCGCCCTGGCCCGCGCCCCCGGCGCGTACGCCGAACTGGCGGCCGGTCGGGTCCCCGTGGAGCTGGCCGTCGAGGAACTCCTGCGCGTCCACCCGCCGGTGCTGAGCTTTCGCCGCACCGCCGCCGTCGACACCGAACTCGCGGGACAGCCGGTGCGGGCCGGGGACAAGGTGGTCGTCTTCCACGCCTCCGCCAACCACGACGAGCGCGTCTTCACCGCTCCGGGCCGCCTCGACCTCGGCCGCGATCCCAATCCCCACGTCTCCTTCGGGGACGGCCCGCACGTCTGCCTCGGTGCCCACTTCGCCCGGCTTCAGCTGCGGGTCCTCCACGAGGAGTGGCGTGCGCTCATGCCGGCGCCGGAACTGGCGGGCGACCCGCGCCGGCTGGTCTCCAACTTCATCAACGGGATCACACGGCTGCCGCTGCGGGTGTCCGGGCCGGGCCGGTGA
- a CDS encoding HAMP domain-containing sensor histidine kinase, with amino-acid sequence MRRFAPLGLRTRLIAAFLLVAAICAVTTAALTYQQARNAILKQSQDTAVSTLRDLVEAQSTVLPVQQRELQRLVSELGKRGQPHPWTVYGEYGKLRASSNQGATTSTVVSEQLRAQVASNPHGAFQRTKDRLGNPYLVVGMPAVFELNGGRAPTGAVFFAVVSLDTEQTTVDAMVGAARKGAVPGLAIAVVPALLAARSVLRPVRDMRKAAQRLGRGRLDTRIEVRGADELAGLARTFNETARALEQSVSELRDAEARARRFAADVSHELRTPLAGMLAVTEVLDEGAEDLDPDTAKALRLVSAETGKLAVLVEDLMEISRFDARAAELNLDDVDVAEAVTKTLERRHWTDGLVRTDLPPGIRARLDPRRFDVVLANLVGNGLKHGGTPVRVSVRSASGPEGARLLIEVADSGPGIAPEVLPHIFDRFFKADAARTRSTGSGLGLAITLENVRLHGGTLHAANGPAGGALFILDMPLEAGA; translated from the coding sequence ATGAGACGTTTCGCACCGCTCGGCCTGCGCACCAGGCTGATCGCCGCCTTCCTGCTGGTCGCCGCCATCTGCGCGGTGACCACGGCCGCGCTCACCTACCAGCAGGCCCGCAACGCGATCCTCAAACAGAGCCAGGACACCGCCGTCAGCACCCTGCGCGACCTGGTCGAGGCCCAGAGCACCGTGCTGCCCGTGCAGCAGCGCGAACTGCAGCGCCTCGTCAGCGAGCTGGGCAAGCGCGGCCAGCCGCACCCCTGGACCGTGTACGGGGAGTACGGAAAGCTGCGCGCCTCCTCCAACCAGGGCGCCACCACGTCCACCGTCGTCAGCGAACAGCTGCGCGCCCAGGTGGCCTCCAACCCGCACGGGGCCTTCCAACGCACGAAGGACCGCCTCGGCAACCCCTACCTCGTCGTCGGCATGCCGGCCGTCTTCGAGCTCAACGGGGGCCGCGCGCCGACCGGCGCCGTCTTCTTCGCGGTGGTGTCGCTGGACACCGAGCAGACGACCGTGGACGCGATGGTCGGCGCCGCCAGGAAGGGCGCCGTCCCGGGCCTGGCGATCGCCGTCGTCCCCGCCCTGCTCGCGGCGCGCAGCGTCCTGCGGCCGGTACGGGACATGCGCAAGGCCGCCCAGCGGCTGGGGCGCGGCCGGCTCGACACCCGGATCGAGGTCCGCGGCGCCGACGAACTCGCCGGGCTCGCCCGCACCTTCAACGAGACGGCCCGCGCCCTCGAACAGTCGGTGAGCGAGCTCCGGGACGCCGAGGCCCGCGCCCGCCGCTTCGCCGCCGACGTCTCCCACGAACTGCGCACCCCGCTCGCCGGGATGCTCGCCGTCACCGAGGTCCTCGACGAGGGCGCCGAGGACCTCGACCCCGACACCGCCAAGGCCCTGCGCCTCGTCAGCGCCGAGACCGGGAAACTGGCCGTGCTCGTGGAGGACCTCATGGAGATATCCCGCTTCGACGCCCGCGCCGCCGAGCTCAACCTCGACGACGTCGATGTCGCCGAGGCCGTGACCAAGACCCTGGAACGCCGGCACTGGACCGACGGCCTGGTCCGCACCGACCTGCCCCCGGGAATCCGGGCCCGGCTCGATCCGCGCCGCTTCGACGTGGTCCTCGCCAACCTCGTGGGCAACGGGCTCAAGCACGGCGGGACCCCGGTCCGGGTCAGCGTCCGCAGCGCGTCCGGGCCCGAGGGCGCACGGCTGCTGATCGAGGTCGCCGACAGCGGGCCCGGCATCGCGCCCGAGGTGCTGCCGCACATCTTCGACCGCTTCTTCAAGGCCGACGCCGCCCGCACCCGGTCCACGGGCAGCGGTCTGGGCCTGGCCATCACCCTGGAGAACGTCCGCCTGCACGGCGGTACCCTGCACGCGGCCAACGGCCCCGCGGGCGGGGCGCTCTTCATCCTGGACATGCCGCTGGAGGCGGGCGCATGA
- a CDS encoding response regulator transcription factor, which translates to MPRVLLIEDDPSIREGVGLGLRRRGHDVSAAETGEAGLELMASFHPELVLLDLMLPGMNGVQVCRRIRENSQVPIIMLTARGDDFDIVVGLEAGADDYIVKPARTEVIEARIKAVLRRLSEPTGGRLDVEFHGALAIDRSGLTVAKNGERVPLAPSELKLLLHLSASPEQVFSRQQLLEYVWDHSYHADARLVDACVRRLRTKVEDPDATPRYIQTVRGFGYRFGPL; encoded by the coding sequence ATGCCACGCGTACTGCTGATCGAGGACGACCCTTCCATCCGGGAGGGGGTGGGCCTCGGCCTGCGCCGCAGGGGCCACGACGTGAGCGCCGCCGAGACCGGCGAGGCCGGACTCGAGCTCATGGCGAGCTTCCACCCCGAGCTCGTGCTGCTCGACCTGATGCTGCCCGGCATGAACGGCGTGCAGGTCTGCCGCCGGATCCGCGAGAACAGCCAGGTTCCGATCATCATGCTCACCGCGCGCGGAGACGACTTCGACATAGTCGTCGGCCTCGAGGCCGGCGCCGACGACTACATCGTCAAACCCGCCCGCACCGAGGTCATCGAAGCCCGCATCAAGGCCGTGCTGCGCCGCCTCAGCGAGCCGACGGGCGGCCGCCTGGACGTGGAGTTCCACGGCGCGCTGGCCATCGACCGCTCGGGCCTGACCGTCGCCAAGAACGGCGAGCGCGTCCCCCTGGCCCCCAGCGAGCTCAAGCTCCTGCTGCACCTGTCGGCCTCGCCCGAGCAGGTCTTCTCCCGCCAGCAGCTCCTCGAGTACGTGTGGGACCACAGCTACCACGCCGACGCCCGGCTGGTGGACGCCTGCGTACGCCGCCTGCGCACCAAGGTCGAGGACCCCGACGCCACCCCCCGCTACATCCAGACCGTACGGGGCTTCGGCTACCGCTTCGGCCCCCTGTAA
- the murJ gene encoding murein biosynthesis integral membrane protein MurJ, whose protein sequence is MLRSGALMAAGSIVSRATGFVRSAVIVAALGTGLLGDGYSVANTVPNILYILLIGGALNAVFVPELVRAAKEHADGGAAYTDRLLTVCTAALLCLTAAAVLAAPLIVSAYTGYTGGQESTTVALARYCLPQILFYGLFTLLGQVLNARGRFGAMMWTPVLNNLVVIAVFGLFILLSHDAANGLTAADTRLLGIGTTLGIVLQALGLIPSLRAARFRWRPRFDWRGSGLARPLRNAGWLVLLVLTNQIAYWVVTRLSTATGQRAVDAGLAGGAGYTAYSNAYLLWMVPQGIITVSLVTALMPRMSAAATDGDLGRVRADVSYALRSSAALVVPAAAPFAALAPWVIGSVFEYGRTGAADVAVMAGMLAAFAPGLIAYSAQYVLSRGFYALSDTRTPFFLNLVIAALNAGLSAAAYLLLPPRWAVTGMAAACSIAFAAGAAVTAYVLARRLGPRTGTRTQRRTTALRTHLRLLAACAPAAAAGYAAARAADRFGNFAGVTAGTAALVLVVVVLARPLRLTEITDLLDSVRRRAAR, encoded by the coding sequence GTGCTGCGCAGCGGCGCGCTCATGGCGGCCGGCTCGATCGTCTCCCGCGCCACCGGCTTCGTCCGCTCCGCCGTGATCGTCGCCGCACTCGGCACCGGGCTGCTCGGCGACGGCTACAGCGTCGCCAACACCGTCCCGAACATCCTGTACATCCTGCTCATCGGCGGAGCCCTCAACGCGGTCTTCGTCCCCGAACTGGTCCGCGCCGCCAAGGAGCACGCCGACGGCGGCGCCGCCTACACCGACCGGCTGCTCACCGTCTGCACGGCCGCGCTGCTGTGCCTGACCGCCGCCGCCGTACTGGCGGCCCCGCTGATCGTCTCGGCGTACACCGGCTACACCGGCGGCCAGGAGTCCACGACCGTGGCCCTGGCCCGCTACTGCCTCCCGCAGATCCTGTTCTACGGGCTGTTCACCCTGCTCGGGCAGGTGCTGAACGCCCGCGGCCGGTTCGGCGCGATGATGTGGACCCCGGTCCTCAACAACCTCGTCGTCATCGCCGTCTTCGGCCTCTTCATCCTGCTCTCGCACGACGCGGCGAACGGCCTGACGGCCGCCGACACCCGCCTGCTGGGCATCGGCACCACCCTCGGCATCGTCCTCCAGGCCCTCGGCCTGATCCCCTCGCTGCGCGCCGCCCGCTTCCGCTGGCGCCCCCGCTTCGACTGGCGCGGCAGCGGACTGGCCCGCCCGCTGCGCAACGCCGGCTGGCTCGTCCTGCTCGTCCTGACCAACCAGATCGCCTACTGGGTCGTGACCCGGCTCTCCACCGCCACCGGGCAGCGCGCCGTCGACGCCGGCCTCGCGGGCGGCGCCGGCTACACCGCCTACAGCAACGCCTACCTGCTGTGGATGGTCCCGCAGGGCATCATCACCGTCTCCCTCGTCACCGCCCTCATGCCCCGGATGAGCGCCGCCGCCACCGACGGCGACCTCGGACGCGTGCGCGCGGACGTCTCGTACGCGCTGCGCTCCAGCGCCGCCCTCGTCGTCCCGGCCGCCGCGCCCTTCGCGGCCCTGGCGCCCTGGGTGATCGGCAGCGTCTTCGAGTACGGGCGCACCGGCGCCGCCGACGTCGCCGTCATGGCCGGCATGCTGGCGGCCTTCGCGCCCGGCCTGATCGCCTACTCCGCGCAGTACGTGCTCTCCCGCGGCTTCTACGCCCTGTCGGACACCCGGACCCCCTTCTTCCTCAACCTGGTCATCGCCGCCCTGAACGCCGGGCTCTCGGCCGCCGCGTACCTCCTGCTGCCGCCCCGCTGGGCGGTCACGGGCATGGCCGCGGCCTGCTCGATCGCCTTCGCGGCGGGTGCCGCCGTCACCGCGTACGTCCTCGCCCGGCGGCTCGGCCCGCGCACGGGGACCCGTACGCAGCGGCGCACCACCGCGCTGCGCACCCACCTGCGGCTGCTGGCCGCCTGCGCCCCGGCGGCGGCCGCCGGGTACGCCGCCGCGCGCGCCGCCGACCGGTTCGGGAACTTCGCCGGCGTCACGGCGGGAACCGCGGCGCTCGTCCTCGTCGTCGTCGTCCTCGCCCGGCCCTTGCGGCTGACGGAGATCACCGACCTCCTCGACTCCGTACGACGCAGGGCCGCCCGCTGA
- a CDS encoding peptidoglycan bridge formation glycyltransferase FemA/FemB family protein produces MRSLSVPEYQGFLSRHGRASFLQYPSWARVKDLWRSERVGWHYPDGEMEGAALVLYRQFPGTRKYFAYLPEGPVADWADPDLDRWLTPLTRHLKSSGAFAVRIGPTPAYRRWDAAAAKAGAGAGRQISDVLATEVDPVGAALADRLRTRGWKRCGGEDDGDAQPRHVFRVPLAGRSVDDLWSGLNQEWRRNVRKATKAGVETVIGTAADLPEFYRLLRITEERDGFELGRSLAYYQQQYEALNAEEPGRMRLYLGVHQGEVLAAHTMIVAGSRVWYQTGASADHRREVRPSNALQWRMMCDAHALGADEYDMRGVPSTLDPDERSFGLLRWKLGTGGQVVETLGEWETSMDGYANTALYKAFQAYMARR; encoded by the coding sequence GTGCGCTCCCTGTCCGTACCCGAATACCAGGGTTTCCTTTCCCGGCACGGCCGGGCCAGTTTTCTGCAGTACCCGTCCTGGGCGCGGGTAAAGGACCTCTGGCGCTCGGAAAGGGTCGGATGGCACTACCCGGACGGGGAAATGGAGGGTGCCGCGCTCGTCCTCTACCGCCAATTCCCGGGGACCCGCAAATACTTCGCCTACCTCCCCGAGGGCCCCGTCGCCGACTGGGCCGACCCCGACCTCGACCGCTGGCTGACCCCCCTCACGCGCCACCTCAAGTCCTCCGGAGCCTTCGCCGTCCGCATCGGCCCCACCCCGGCCTACCGCCGCTGGGACGCGGCCGCCGCCAAGGCCGGCGCCGGCGCCGGCCGGCAGATATCCGACGTGCTCGCCACCGAGGTCGACCCCGTCGGCGCCGCGCTCGCCGACCGGCTGCGCACCCGCGGCTGGAAGCGCTGCGGAGGCGAGGACGACGGCGACGCCCAGCCGCGCCACGTCTTCCGCGTCCCGCTCGCCGGGCGCTCCGTCGACGACCTGTGGTCGGGGCTGAACCAGGAGTGGCGGCGCAATGTGCGCAAGGCCACGAAGGCCGGGGTCGAGACGGTCATCGGCACCGCCGCCGACCTGCCCGAGTTCTACCGGCTGCTGCGCATCACCGAGGAGCGCGACGGTTTCGAGCTCGGCCGCTCGCTCGCGTACTACCAGCAGCAGTACGAGGCCCTCAACGCCGAGGAACCCGGCCGCATGCGGCTCTACCTGGGAGTCCACCAGGGGGAGGTCCTCGCCGCGCACACCATGATCGTGGCCGGCTCCCGGGTCTGGTACCAGACGGGCGCCTCCGCCGACCACCGCCGCGAGGTCCGCCCCAGCAACGCCCTGCAGTGGCGCATGATGTGTGACGCACATGCACTCGGAGCGGACGAATACGACATGCGCGGGGTACCCTCCACCCTCGACCCCGACGAACGCTCCTTCGGGCTGCTGCGCTGGAAGCTCGGCACCGGCGGACAGGTCGTCGAAACGCTCGGCGAGTGGGAGACCTCGATGGACGGATACGCCAACACGGCCCTCTACAAGGCGTTCCAGGCGTACATGGCCCGCCGGTGA